A genomic segment from Paralichthys olivaceus isolate ysfri-2021 chromosome 22, ASM2471397v2, whole genome shotgun sequence encodes:
- the plaa gene encoding phospholipase A-2-activating protein, with the protein MASSNSYKLRCSIPGHEMDIRGLAAAVFPEGAFVSVSRDRTGRVWVPSPDNSFTETHCMSGHSNFVSCVCMIAPSETYPQGLIATGGNDNNICVFSLDRPQPLFTLKGHKNTVCTLSSGKFGTLLSGSWDTTSKVWLNEKCMMTLQGHSAAVWAVVILPEQGLMLSGSADKTIKLWKAGRCEKTFTGHEDCVRGLAVISNTEFFSCSNDTSIRRWLVTGECVQVYYSHTNYIYSLAIFPNCQDFVSTGEDRSLRIWKKGECTQTIRLPAQSVWCCCILPNGDIAVGASDGIIRVFTEAQECMASAEDLQAFEDELSKATIDPKTGDFGDIKLEDLPGREHLNEPGNRDGQTRLIKDDEKVEAYQWSVSDGRWVKIGDVVGGSNQQTSKSVVYEGKEYDYVFTIDVNEGGPSMKLPYNVSEDPWLTAHNFLQKNDLSPMFLDQVANFIIENTKGHVVGPAQPAGGDPFTGGARYIPGAADNRAGFGADPFTGSGRYIPGSGDNPTAPVGAADPFTGGGAYSSAALRQIATNIYFPKTDGVTFEQANAIQIIAKLKELNEGAPQEHKLSEEILESLDRLLVSVCAPNSSEAPNLQQINLLWKACHWPEDIVFPVLDIMRLAVRHPQVNESLCGEAEGVQLCNHLLSLMKPEGRPANQMLALRTLCNCFSGRHGRALLMAQRETVLSRAADLAIVSNKNIHVALATLVLNYAGCLHSQPDLEAKAQCLSVASRALETVQDKEAVFRLLVALGTTVASDQTAQDLARSLGVNSQISKYSSVSDPSKVSECCQLVLKELQ; encoded by the exons ATGGCGTCTTCAAACTCGTACAAACTCCGGTGCTCCATACCGGGACACGAAATGGACATCAGGGGACTCGCGGCTGCTGTTTTTCCAGAGGGAGCTTTCGTATCTGTGTCCAGAGACCGAACCGGAAGAGTCTGGGTACCAAG CCCAGACAATAGCTTCACAGAGACGCACTGCATGTCTGGCCACTCAAACTTTGTATCCTGCGTGTGTATGATCGCACCCAGTGAGACATATCCCCAAGGACTCATCGCCACTGGTGGGAATGATAACAACATATGTGTTTTCTCACTGGACCGACCGCAGCCCCTGTTCACCCTCAAGGGTCATAAAAACACAG TTTGCACTCTGTCATCCGGGAAGTTTGGGACACTTCTGAGCGGCTCCTGGGACACCACGTCCAAAGTCTGGCTCAATGAGAAGTGCATGATGACCCTGCAG GGCCACTCTGCAGCAGTGTGGGCAGTGGTCATATTGCCTGAACAAGGCCTCATGTTGTCTGGATCGGCAGATAAGACCATAAAGCTATGGAAAGCTGGTcgatgtgagaaaacatttacag GTCATGAAGACTGTGTAAGGGGACTCGCAGTGATCAGCAACACTGagttcttctcctgcagcaatGACACTAGTATCAGAAGGTGGCTGGTGACAGGTGAATGTGTACAGGTCTATTACAGCCACACCAACTACATCTACAGCTTAGCCATCTTCCCCAATTGCCAAG ATTTTGTAAGCACAGGAGAGGACAGGTCGTTGAGGATATGGAAGAAGGGAGAGTGCACCCAGACCATCCGCCTGCCTGCCCAGTCTGTCTGGTGCTGCTGTATCCTTCCTAATGGAGATATAGCTGTTGGAGCCAG TGATGGAATCATCCGTGTTTTTACGGAAGCTCAGGAATGCATGGCCAGTGCAGAGGACCTACAGGCCTTTGAGGATGAGCTCTCCAAAGCCACCATTGACCCAAAGACAGGTGACTTTGGAGACATCAAACTGGAGGATCTTCCTGGAAGGGAACATCTTAATGAGCCTG GAAATCGTGATGGACAGACGCGACTCATCAAAGATGATGAGAAGGTGGAGGCATATCAGTGGAGTGTCAGCGATGGCCGCTGGGTAAAAATCGGAGACGTGGTCGGAGGCTCAAATCAACAAACTTCCAAGAGTGTGGTGTATGAAGGAAAG GAGTACGACTACGTCTTCACCATCGACGTGAACGAGGGAGGGCCATCCATGAAGCTGCCTTACAACGTGTCAGAGGACCCCTGGCTGACAGCGCACAACTTCTTACAGAAGAATGACCTGAGCCCCATGTTCCTTGACCAGGTTGCCAATTTTATCATCGAAAACACGAAAGGTCACGTGGTGGGACCAGCCCAGCCTGCTGGTGGTGATCCATTCACTG GAGGAGCTCGCTATATCCCTGGGGCTGCTGATAACAGGGCAGGCTTTGGAGCTGACCCATTCACTG GCTCTGGTCGCTACATCCCGGGGTCTGGTGACAACCCAACTGCTCCTGTAGGCGCGGCAGATCCCTTCACAG GTGGAGGTGCCTACTCCTCAGCAGCCCTCAGGCAGATCGCCACCAACATCTATTTCCCCAAGACTGATGGTGTGACCTTTGAGCAAGCAAATGCCATCCAGATCATTG CCAAGTTGAAGGAACTGAACGAAGGTGCCCCTCAGGAGCACAAACTGTCAGAAGAGATTCTGGAAAGCCTTGACAGGCTGCTGGTGTCAGTCTGTGCACCTAACTCCTCTGAAGCTCCAAACCTGCAACAGATCAACCTCCTCTGGAAGGCTTGTCACTGGCCTGAAG ACATAGTGTTTCCTGTCCTGGACATTATGAGGCTGGCAGTGCGCCACCCGCAGGTTAACGAGAGCCTCTGTGGCGAGGCAGAGGGAGTCCAGCTGTGTAACCACCTGTTGAGCCTCATGAAGCCTGAGGGGCGTCCTGCCAACCAGATGCTAGCACTGCGGACTCTGTGTAACTGCTTCAGTGGCAGGCACGGCCGAGCCCTCCTCATGGCCCAGCGTGAGACTGTGCTATCACGTGCCGCTGACCTGGCCATCGTCAGCAATAAGAACATCCACGTTGCCCTGGCCACTCTGGTGCTTAACTATGCCGGCTGCCTGCACAGCCAACCCGATCTTGAGGCCAAGGCCCAGTGCCTCTCTGTGGCCAGCAGAGCTCTGGAGACGGTGCAAGACAAGGAGGCTGTGTTTCGGCTGCTGGTGGCCTTGGGAACCACCGTGGCCTCAGACCAAACAGCCCAGGACCTGGCTCGCTCTTTGGGGGTCAATTCTCAGATTTCCAAGTACTCATCAGTGTCTGATCCATCTAAGGTTTCTGAGTGTTGCCAGTTGGTTTTAAAAGAACTTCAATAA
- the haus6 gene encoding HAUS augmin-like complex subunit 6, with the protein MANPVSLQRKNGRHLWFNLLGLGFQPDAATSSIAKPNINAKHINLGPSMFDKPNKDASYIVIHFLLVKLNPTRFLDTYRHCWPVLNHKADAEFRKVTCAWLREIMDETANAGSKVVASLFLSPGGPKFIGLMLQLSNHVMLQEMKTFTTEDSWVPEAAAMPASSLHMAEKRLNLTSKRFLKTAVDQDHFLQEYQRRAQLLVKSMRDLREEGAKYGDLLKRYSSDSAQEGASLAEKTNKVRSLWSDIDRMLSTTKEEQNAVASVLKGDVDQNILDGTDRELKIPRCLLERIERLPHQLSSGNVYEAGQLNLLCVLELMTHALQILKDERSQVSHAPKFQLSPQNLQEKCQQMAHVLQDLHLIRQNISKEEIPEVRSTIRDLEAEWDRKWMDTLNETPLVSFLNEDPALGFLSPMAPLSFKPMTEASYRSSVFSQYPAKLLEEKPAESKSHEAATPTYSNLKSSYSALAERTVSPVGSTEASSRANTSLDWLFDTSPPLSAPAVSPPQTGVRKTTTVHERVAPVRTKTQILDMECDNLADQFADAVTTASPSEVRVKGLDLEGLLTTLQGDPFSTRKQLPRTPESLIMDVKSSWRKAVEEDRAEKLRRSAKFNDSVTERLASFQEPPDVSTSSDSQSLSCSTSPPVVSHSSPPVCQQGASFKTTLLWDTLDSLSGTGSSAVQFTLDQETLPEMSSCDSLLSLDDDGVDMKGKDDDNFLVPSLKTDAKLSPQTTTPRGQTQQACEGGSFIKSRTKTPECLLSGDTVSGVDRDWLTGQPVEASDKVFSLDLDTLKTPSPPKKQEFSLPQLITFSPIDDMKC; encoded by the exons ATGGCGAACCCGGTGTCGCTGCAGAGGAAGAACGGGAGACATCTGTGGTTCAATCTCCTCGGTCTCGGTTTCCAACCGGACGCTGCGACGTCGTCCATCGCCAAACCGAACATCAATGCTAAACACATCAACCTGGGGCC GAGCATGTttgacaaaccaaacaaagatgCTTCCTACATAGTAATCCATTTCCTGTTGGTCAAACTGAACCCCACACGATTTCTCGACACATACAG GCATTGCTGGCCTGTTCTGAACCACAAGGCAGACGCTGAGTTCCGCAAAGTAACCTGCGCCTGGCTGCGAGAAATCATG GATGAAACTGCAAATGCAGGATCCAAAGTTGTGGCATCCTTGTTCCTTTCCCCTGGAGGCCCAAAGTTTATCGGCTTGATGCTTCAGTTGTCGAACCATGTCATGCTGCAGGAAATGAAGACTTTCACCACAG AAGACAGCTGGGTCCCTGAGGCGGCAGCGATGCCCGCTTCCTCCCTGCACATGGCAGAGAAGAGACTCAACCTGACCAGTAAAAGGTTTTTGAAAACAGCAGTGGATCAAGATCATTTTCTCCAGGAGTATCAGCGACGAGCACA GCTTCTGGTGAAGTCTATGAGGGATCTTAGAGAAGAGGGTGCCAAGTATGGAGACTTGCTCAA GCGTTACAGCAGCGATTCTGCACAAGAGGGAGCTTCTCTCGCTGAGAAGACCAACAAG GTGCGCTCCTTGTGGTCAGACATTGATCGAATGCTGTCCACTACTAAAGAGGAGCAGAATGCAGTGGCGAGTGTTTTGAAGGGAGACGTTGATCAAAACATCCTGGATGGGACGGATCGAGAGCTCAAAATTCCCCGTTGTCTGTTGGAGAGAATCGAACGACTACCACATCAG TTGAGTTCAGGGAACGTCTATGAGGCCGGCCAGCTGAacctcctgtgtgtgttggagCTGATGACCCACGCGCTGCAGATCCTCAAGGACGAGCGTTCTCAAGTCTCTCACGCCCCAAAGTTTCAGCTCAGTCCTCAGAACCTGCAGGAGAAGTGTCAGCAGATGGCCCATGTGCTGCAGGACCTCCACCTCATCAG gcAGAACATTTCTAAGGAAGAAATCCCTGAGGTCAGGAGTACCATCAGAGACTTGGAGGCTGAGTGGGACAGGAAGTGGATGGACACTCTGAATGAAACGCCACTAGTCTCTTTTCTGAATGAAGATCCT GCTCTCGGTTTCCTCTCACCAATGGCGCCGTTGTCATTTAAGCCGATGACTGAGGCTAGTTACAGAAGTAGTGTCTTTTCCCAGTACCCTGCTAAACTTCTTG AGGAGAAGCCTGCCGAGAGTAAATCACATGAGGCCGCCACCCCAACTTATTCAAACCTGAAAAG CTCTTACTCTGCATTAGCTGAGAGGACTGTTAGTCCCGTTGGCTCCACTGAAGCTTCATCACGAGCGAACACCTCTCTCGACTGGCTTTTTGACACATCCCCTCCTCTCAGCGCTCCAGCCGTATCACCACCTCAG ACCGGTGTGAGGAAGACGACTACAGTTCATGAGAGGGTGGCTCCCGTGAGGACGAAGACTCAGATATTGGACATGGAGTGTGATAACCTCGCTGATCAG TTTGCAGATGCTGTCACTACTGCAAGTCCTTCAGAAGTCAGAGTCAAAGGTCTGGACTTGGAGGGTCTCCTCACCACTCTTCAGGGAGATCCCTTCTCTACGAGAAAACAACTGCCACGCACCCCTGAAAGCTTGA TCATGGACGTGAAAAGCTCATGGCGGAAGGCAGTGGAAGAGGACCGAGCAGAGAAGCTCCGACGCTCAGCTAAGTTCAATGACAGCGTCACGGAGCGGCTCGCTTCCTTCCAGGAGCCTCCCGATGTCTCGACGAGCTCCGACTCCCAGAGCCTCTCCTGCAGCACTAGCCCTCCTGTCGTGAGCCACAGCAGCCCCCCTGTCTGCCAGCAGGGGGCCTCATTCAAAACCACTCTGTTGTGGGACACCCTCGACAGCCTGAGCGGCACCGGCAGCAGCGCGGTGCAGTTCACCCTTGACCAAGAAACGCTTCCCGAAATGTCGAGCTGCGACAGTTTGCTGAGCCTGGACGATGACGGGGTCGACATGAAGGGCAAAGATGACGACAACTTCCTGGTCCCCTCCTTAAAGACCGACGCCAAGCTGTCGCCACAAACTACGACTCCTCGGGGTCAGACCCAGCAGGCGTGCGAGGGCGGCTCCTTTATCAAAAGTAGAACGAAGACACCGGAGTGTCTCCTCTCAGGAGACACGGTGTCTGGCGTGGACAGAGACTGGTTAACTGGACAGCCGGTGGAAGCCTCGGACAAGGTGTTCTCACTGGACCTGGACACACTGAAGACGCCCTCGCCTCCAAAGAAACAAGAGTTCAGCCTCCCCCAACTGATCACGTTCTCTCCCATAGATGACATGAAGTGTTAA